One segment of Burkholderia sp. FERM BP-3421 DNA contains the following:
- a CDS encoding LysR family transcriptional regulator: MNTRFLETLVVLARTRSIKATAVVLGTTSGAISQRIKNLEETFDGVLVERWHGTVRLTSLGEHVLPYVRSILEAEKDLIAALPAGSQHFGRLRLGVIETIVHSWLPEYLREFAVELPKVELDLSIDATTVLHQRLLADELDVIFRVGGSDDERMVSEVLADFPVRWIARSHLVDPLAHGLAKRVLAHPILTYGRGTAPYHAVSQITKSLAMSNGIAPQSIRITPSPSIEVIRQLVCDGYGVAAIPPLLVDELMADGSLVELPLDPSPPPIAVAMEWKLNHGSPITMAGASIARKVVERYGRSVGRGLINVL, from the coding sequence ATGAACACTCGATTTCTTGAGACGCTAGTGGTCCTCGCGCGAACACGCAGCATCAAGGCAACAGCAGTTGTCCTTGGCACAACCTCCGGCGCCATTTCGCAGCGGATCAAGAACCTGGAGGAGACCTTCGACGGTGTTCTCGTCGAGCGCTGGCACGGCACGGTTCGACTGACCAGTCTGGGGGAGCACGTTCTGCCGTATGTCCGATCGATCTTGGAGGCAGAGAAAGATCTGATCGCGGCGTTGCCGGCCGGTAGTCAACACTTCGGCCGGCTCCGGCTTGGCGTCATCGAGACGATCGTGCACAGTTGGCTGCCGGAGTATCTCCGTGAGTTTGCTGTCGAATTGCCGAAGGTCGAGCTCGATCTGAGCATCGACGCTACGACTGTCTTGCACCAGCGTCTGCTTGCTGACGAGCTTGACGTGATTTTCCGGGTCGGTGGCAGCGATGACGAGCGAATGGTAAGCGAAGTTCTTGCCGATTTCCCAGTTCGCTGGATTGCCCGATCCCATCTAGTGGATCCGCTTGCGCATGGGCTCGCGAAGCGCGTTTTGGCCCATCCGATACTGACCTACGGGCGCGGGACCGCGCCATACCACGCAGTGTCGCAAATCACGAAGTCGCTCGCGATGTCAAACGGCATTGCGCCTCAATCGATACGCATCACGCCATCACCCTCTATCGAAGTGATCCGTCAGTTGGTGTGCGACGGCTATGGCGTCGCGGCCATACCTCCCCTCCTCGTCGACGAGCTGATGGCTGACGGTTCCTTGGTCGAACTCCCGCTTGACCCGTCACCACCGCCGATCGCTGTCGCGATGGAGTGGAAGCTAAATCACGGGAGCCCTATCACGATGGCGGGCGCCAGCATCGCCAGGAAGGTCGTTGAACGCTACGGTCGAAGTGTCGGGCGCGGATTGATCAACGTGCTTTGA